In Capsicum annuum cultivar UCD-10X-F1 chromosome 8, UCD10Xv1.1, whole genome shotgun sequence, the genomic window tttaaattaaaaaagaaaaaaaggtaacATGAATGAGTAGAGACAGTATAACATGATTGATAGAGCAAGGGGTGGTCAAGTATCATATCATACCATATATCCATATGGACAACAGACTATCGTAGCTGTAGTTGATATCAAAccatttaatttatatatttgctACTGTCATCTCTAGCCACTAGGAATTAAATATATAGCCAACTTCTGCCAGCAATTTCACTGTGGAGAGCTTgtatactgaactgatttaagTATCAACATGTTCAAATAATAGAGAAACTTGAACTGATTTTCATCAAATCACCACTCCCATAAAAGAAAAAGGCTCCTAAGCATGCACACATCATATTTGTACGTGGTCGAATAACTAAAAGGCAAAAAACAACTATATAACTTCTAACTTTCATCGATAAAAAGATATTTCTAGGGTTGTCATTTCCATTCAAAAGATAAAGTGCATAttatttttcaactccaaaagaTTAGTGAAGATATATAGTTTTATTAGAAACTAAGAATAACGGGATATgtttatcattaaatatttattactatttaattTCATGTGGTTTCCATTATTTTAATCATGTAATTGAACTTCAATGTTTGAGAGATATTTGGTATCACTAATTGTTATTCGTTAATAATAACTATTCTCTTTTCGTTATTCATATAGGTTTGTTTGATTATATTAAGTTCATATTATCCTTGATGATATAGTCGTAAATTCAAAAATctaactgaaaaaaaaataaaaaagaaatgtaGAAGCTAAGtgtaaaattaaatcaaatcaaatttagttTAATTCGAATTACGTGACCATTTCTCACGATCGAAAAAATGAATGCCCCCTTATACATGCAAAACCATaaattgtttcttttttatttatttatgtacctATATATGAGGGCAAAAATAGGAAGCTTGCAATTTAAATATCTCCAAACTACATTTTTTATGTGCTGAAGGATAGATACCATATCCCATATTATTTGAATGAGATTACAATGAACCCcaccaaaaaaatacaattaattaaaagttaaaactGTGAAAATCACATTCCAGTGAGGACAAAATTTGACACATCTTGCACCATATCATATTTGACTAAAGACAAATCTCAAATCACTATTCAGTCTCATATATTGGGTCTATTCTATTCCTACAGCagaaaaatcaaactttttccTATTCAGGAATAACAAAAGTAGCTGTGAAATTtatttgcttaaagaatatatatatatagagagagaggaaTGACTAGACAAGAGAATTGATCGATCGATGATAAACATTCTatatcttcaaatttaaggttGTGAATTTGAGTCACAAATGAAGCAAAAAGAGTGAGAACTTAACAGATCGATCCAAATGCAGAAGCAAAAGAAAAGCTAAGTAGGAAAGTTCCATATAGCATTCTGAAGATTGAACGTCTTTATTTATGAATAAGTCACATGCACGTTGCGTGATCAATTAAGTAAAGAACTAAGAAAAAGAATACAGAAAAAAAATAGCATGTTCATTAATTTAAATGCATGTCTAGTAGCTGTACATGCAAGCTAGCAACAACATGATTTCTCTGTCCTATTATTTGAATAGCTTGTTAATCTTATGCACATGACTTGTAGGGGAGTGAAGCCCAACACACATTATTGGATAGTCTTTCTTTAATGATAAAAAACTCTCAGACAAGAGCAAATGTCAtgttatacaaataaataaatatatactttGGTTTTTCAACCCTGTCAACTTATTTTCAACCACAAACAACTTTCATATTACTTGACTCATGTTGATCTGAcataactttaaaaaattttaattagagatgtattttgtaaaatcattcttattcttgatgttttatttgaaaCTCTGAATTTAACTAGTACTATTTTATGTAGTTATTAATCCTAAGGATAGtgtggaaaaaaataataaaactctcataatttattaaaatagataagtttataataaaatatctatttgTGATATATGCAAGTTTGGAACAATATGTCTTTTCAACCCTTATGATTATTTCTGGAAACAACAAAAGTCTTACAACCTCCAGCCCATTTTAAAATTGTCTTCTTAATCTTCCAAATTGCCATCCCCTCATAAATATATGTGGATGGTATAATTCCTatccaaaaccaagtcaataGTCTCTTGCAATAAATCAtccaaaaattacacaaatacacaatttatattttcaatattataaaaaatctcaacttcttaaacatattacaaaaatctcacatatacacaaaatgctatgtatatgtcggttatattatgtatattaatagggagtgagagtaaagtaattaaaaaagtgggagagagtgtaattacttttaaaagattgatatttatgttatttatacataaatCATTGATCTCATGTGGGGAAAAAAAGGCTTATTAAACTCTCAGTTCTTTGTGATGTTATTTAGAAAATTAACCACTTAATCGTAGATACCGTAACATAAAAACGTTGCACAAAAACAGAAGTTAGAAGCTTCTaagttatgatatattttttctttccattttttgttGAAAGGTACTGTCTAGGGTCTATACATTTGTTCAAGGATTTTCTGTACACAATATAGAATCTAGAATATCTTATGTCAATTAGATGAGGTTATTTAATTTCTTGTAAGCATGTCAAGCCGACGCGAGCCAATTTGATGGATGAAATGGGCCTGTAAATGGTTGGGCCAACTCAGTTCTAAGCATGTTGGAAGATGGGCTGGGCCTGTAAATGGTTGGCCCAACTCAGTTCTAAGCGAGGTTGAAGATGGGTTGGGCCAGCTCACCATCAACAAGCACATCACAATCCGCTTGTGACACGACGCTGACGAAAATGATCCAATTTGACTATTTGTGCATTGCTAACATGAGAAAATAGCATAATTGAGAATCTAGCAGAAATAGAAGAAGATGTAGAAAGAAATGAAATTATCACGGATACACCCATTAATTAACCAAATTTGTCTGACAGAGCCAATCAACAAAGTTTAGCATCTTCATTTTCATCTATACCTTTTTAACATTTCTGAATTAAAAACTTTTTCGCTTGACCCATTGTCTGGGCAAGTCTCAAGGACCGACAAGCTTGTTTGATCGGAGCTAAAACACCTCAATCTTAAATGGGCTCCATTTTTCTAAGTTTCGCCCACTCAATAAAGCTCCAACGGGCCAAGTACATATTGATGTATCTACTCTTAAAGTATCAAGATATCCTTATAGTATTCACTATTTAGGCGAGATTAGAATCCTTAAATTAATTACAATGCTAGGTCGAAAACTCGTATAGAAGGAGCCATTTTATGGACTTCATTCACTAAAATGTAGAATGAAACTGATGTTGATGCTTGAAAGTTGAATGGCTTGATGAAATAAAAGTAATGtctcatattcatatttataatttgaattatgTGGTATATATACGGAAAGAGTTATCCGATTGAATCGGAAAGAAGATTCACAAGAGGAATCAAACTAATTACTCCCTTTGATAAAGTTGTACACGGATGGAATTTACAGACATGTGCTTGTTGGGGGATACTTACATAAGATGAAACCTATTTTTCCAATGATATATACATACATTGGCCCCTTGTGCATTGTGGATTCTTCTTTTGGGTCTTCTCCAGATGGGACAATGTTGGGTCATCGAAGCAATGGAccacatatatttacataaatCTGCTTTTTGTTAAAGCCCAGGCAACTTTTTCTCATGTTAGCCTGATAGCATTAGAGGGATGCAAGGACAAATGCCACCAAAAATCAAAATGGAGGAATACATTTTTTTACAGAAAATCCACAGCAGAAGATTCAGCAATTATATAAACAGGGTCATTACATTGTACAGAATACatattgaaaaagaaattgaattcTCATACACTCCTTTTCGATAACCACAATGTCATTAAAAATAGTTTCATTAGATTACTTCAAACCACAAAATATCTATATATTCGAGCAAACCACCAAATGACACTATATTTCGCCAAACAAAAAGATGCATTAACAGTGCATTAGAACACAGAAGATAGAACAGGTTTGATTCTGGTAAAATATACGATTAAGAAAGAGGAAAACAGTGGTACTAATTAATCAAAATTAGTGGTCTAACTATGCCAGTTGTGGATATGTGTGAAATGAGGACATATTTTGGCCCACCAAAATAACAGTAGGGACATGAATGGACCAAACCATAAAAAAGGCAACCAAGAACAAATATCACAAACTACTCCAGGAACATGATTCCTCATTGAACTTATCATGAGGCCTATGATGCAGGTCTTTGCAACCATCTCCAAATCAAATTTATCAAGTATAAAGTAAGGCATCACAATAATGTCGAATTAGTAACATGGTTCTGCATTAAACTTGAAGAACTTAATAAAGACATATGGTTTAACAATAGCTTGGATATATCAACAAAACCGCAAAACCTAAACATCCTTGAAAACGTTCAAACGCTTGCTGCTTATTATGGTATAGCTTGGATATGTCAACAAAACAGCAAAACCTAAACATCCTTGAAAATCCTTGAAAACGTTCAGACGCTTTCTGCTTATTATGGAATAGCTTGGATATGTCAACAAAACAGCAAAACCTAAACATCCTTGAAAGCGTTCAGACGCTTTCTGCTTATTATGGAATTGTAAGCGATAACAAAagacgaaaaaagaaaaagacagaaTGCGAATATTCCATAGTGAACCGAATTTTTGCCCCACTGCTACTTGCCAATCAATTCCCTAATGATCTCATTCTTTTCATCACTACTTGGGCTTGGGCTTGGGCTTGGAAAGGCTGCAACACAAGAGATACAAATATAAAGCAGTTGAGAGTACACAATGCtagttctattttatttttaagcagTTGAGAGAGTACACAATGCtagttctattttatttttaagcagTTGAGAGAGTACACAATGCtagttctattttatttttcttttggtttataATTCCAAGAATACGAAGGtatgaaaaacaaaaagtaacTTACAAGAAGTCGGGATTCAGCTTGTATGCACGTAGAATAGGATCCACCGGTAGACCAATGTCAGCCCATCTTGGATCATATAGCGTATATGGAGTAGGACTGCATTTCAAGCCACCAATTTAAGAATTGAGTTCatgattttaatttcttttgtaattttcTGGTATTTTTACAGGCCATCACATAGTATAACAGATGTTTATGTACGGTTTGGATTTGGTTTTACATACTTTACGATTATCTTCGTATATCTGAATAAAGGTGTttctaatttaagaaaatatatatgttaAAGCTTTTCTAATCTAAAATAGGGAATGCTACCTGATCACCCCAGGATAACCTCTCTTGCTCTGTCTATGTTCTTTCTCAACAACTTCTCTCTGCATTCATTtcataaaagatgaaaaattagagACATAACACTTACCTATTTCTAAAAAGTTACGTATATAAATTTAttggaaaatttaaaaattttaaatagtaGACTGGTTAAATTACTGAAAATAAATTAGGGATGAGACATACTCCAGAAGGAGAAGATGATTCATGCAGCTTTGGCACTTTACTACGCGCATGGTCAGTCTGCATTTATTTGCATTATTCGACGATGAGCATCTTCGACACAGTAtcaaaaagaattataaatttacatTAACAACTCAAGAAAAGAGATAATTAGAGACTGTACCCTTAAATTATTAGCGGTTGAAATTTCATCACTTGTCGCTTTTGGCATTGCTGCAATACAAGGGATACAGATATAGAGCAATTGATATTACATAATGCTAGTTTCTTTTTCGCTCTACTTTTGGTAATAATTATAAGAATACAAgggtattaaaaataaaaataacttacCGAGGTTTGGATTCAGCCCGAGTGCACGTAAAATAGGATCCACCGGCAGACCAACGTCATTCCATCTTGGATCATATAGCTTATATGGAACAGGACtgcatttcaagtcactaatttaagttcatgattttaatttcatttaattttgtggTATTTTACATACTATCACACACACAGTCAGCATAACAGATGTTTATGTAGGTTTTGGATTTGGTTGAGACAAAAAATATGGAGGAAGTTGtacatttaaattattattagagtagagagaaaatgaaaagtaaaaaccTACATATTTTAGGATCGTCTTCGTATATACGAATAAGGTGTTTCTAATTTAtggaaatataaattttaaaagctTTTCTAAACCAAAATAGGGAATGCTACCTGATCACCCCAGGGTAATCTCTCTTGCTCTGTCTCTGTTCTTGCTCAACAACTTCTCTCTGCATTCATTtcataaaagatgaaaaattagagACATAACACTtgcctatttttaaaaaattacatatataaatttactgaaaattttaattttttaaaagtagaCTGGTTAAATAACTGAAAATAAATTAGGGATGAGATATACAACAGGAGGAGGAGAAGATTGATGTAGCCTTGGCGCTGTAGTACGTGCATATTCAGTCTGTATTTATTTGCATTATTAGACGATGAGCATCTTCATCACAGTATCAAAAAGAAGTTTAAATTTACATTAACAACTCAAGAAAAGAGATATGTGATAATTAGAGACCATACCCTTAAATTATTAGCGCTTGAAATTTCATCACTTGTCGCTTTTGGCATTGCTGCAATACAAGGGATACAGATATAGAGCAGTTGATATTATATAATGCTAGTTTCTTTTTTGCTCTTCTTTAGGTTATAATTATAAGAATACAAgggtattaaaaataaaaaataacttacCGAAGTTTGGATTCAGCTCGAGTGCGCGTAAAACAGGATCCACCGGCAGACCAATGTCAGTCCATCTTGGATCATATAGCTTATATATAATAGGACtgcatttcaagtcactaatttaaGTATTAAGTTCATGATTTTAGTTTCTTTTGTAATTTTGTGGTATTTTTACATGATATCACATAGgttttggattttggttttgacaaaaaatatggagaaagttgtacattttaaataattataagacaaaatgaaaagaaaaaacctACATACTTTAGGATTGTCTTCATATATACGAATAAAGGTGTTTCTAATTtatggaaaaatatattttaaaagtttttctaATCCAAAATAGGGAATGCTACCTGATCACCGCAGGGTAATCTCTCTTGCTCTGTCTCTGTTCCTGCTCAACAACTTCTCTCtgcatttatttcataaaagatgGAAAACTAGAGACATAACACAAcctatttttaaaaagttacacataaaaattcactgaaaattttaatttttaaaaagtagacTGGTTAAATTACTGAAAATAAATTAGGGATGAGACATACTACAGAAGGAGAAGATGATGATTGATGCAGCCTTGGTGCTTTACTACGTGCATATTCGGTCTGCATTTATTTGCATTATTATTAGACAATAAGCATCTTCGACACAGTGTATCAAAAAGAAGTTTAAATTTACGTTAACAActcaagaaaagagaaaatgtGATAATTAGAGATCGTACCCTTATGTTATTAGTGCTTGAACTTGCATCACTCGTCTCTTTTGCCATTGCTACAAGACAAAGGATACAGATATAGAGCAGTTGATATTATGCAATGCTAGTTccttttttgctttcttttggtttataattatacaaatacaagggtattaaaaatactaataacttaCAAAAGATTGAATTCAGCTGGAATGCACGTAAAATAGGAATTTCTGATAGACCAGTGGTAGCCCATCCTGGATTGTATGGCTTATATGGAGTAGGCCTGTATTTCAAGTCACCAATTTAAGAATTAAGTTCATGATTTTAATTTCCTTTTAAATTTTGTGGTATTTTTACAGGTCATCAATAATTAGTATAACAGGGCTCAAAGCCACATTAGGTTGATTCATCACAAACTGATCTGTTGGCGCTTGATGTTTGTGATGATGTGATTGATAATGTTCATTAAATTGCCTGTAGAGGCTACATTTTTCAAAAGATATAAACAGAGTAAAAAGATATGAATAAACCATAAGATGCAGAGTAACTAAAAACGTTTTATAAAAGTAGCTGATAACATCCATGTTTGGAATGACTCAAAAGTGTGTTCAAAAGTtaaattgagaaagaaaaaaaaaagtttctttaATGTAATATACACTAGTAGATGAGTTAAATTGATGCAATTCACTGTGACATATTTAAAATAGAATATGATTTCTCATGAAGAATTTTTTGATGTCATTAACATACATTTGCACAACCTCTTCGTGTATATGCAAACGAAGATCGAATATGATTTCTCATGAAGAGATTGTTAAGAAAAATTCACAAATAAATCGTCTCTTTAACATCGTATCCTCTGACTAAAGTAAATGAACCATTTAACAAAGGGATCCTTTCATTGTGTTTCTCAGAAAGTCCAGACATCTGAAACCTCAATGCACTAAAAACATGAGACTCAATGCACTAAAAACATGAGATTTCTAAGTATTCTTTTATGAATAGGGATGTTCTATTGTGTAAACAAACTTATTTAAACAAAAGACCAAATAACTACTACCTGCGGCTGCATAGTATGGATGATTCCTGCAAAATATTTGGGTCAGTTTGGGAGTCAAGATGGTCGGGAATTTGTGAAACCTCCTCAACGTGACTTGTGAAATTATCATCGCATTGGGACCTAACTTGGGCATAAAACAAATTGTTAGAATCTCTTACATAAGCGAGTGTAAGGCCTCACTTTTTTTCCCCAAAACACATATGAGAATTAAGAATCGTCTCTAAGTAAATAAAActaattattttctcaacatctAAATGTGCataacttatttttatttataagttTGTATAAGTAAAAgggtagcccggtgcactaagTTCTCGCTGTGCGCGGGACTCGGTGGAGGGCCGAACCACAATGGTTTATTGTATTCAGCCTTACTTGCATTTCCGTAAGAAgctgtttccacggcttgaaccgTTACTTCATGGCAACAACATTACCCGTTATTCCAAGGATACCATTAAGAAATGACAATTACATATGATATAGACAGAAGAATGAAAACCTTTATTTAGATGTGTGAAGACTGTCTATCCGTGGGCCAGATTCTgcaaaaatctaaattttaagattcaaGGGTGCGGATTCAGGGATATACCCAGGTGCTGGAATTCggccaaaaatttaaaattataaaatagaaagAACTATGAAGATTTCTAAATTTTGAGAGATATCATGTGGAAAACTTACATGTTTATGTTGTAAAAACAATCTTTCATACTCCAACATGGGCgctaaaaacataaataattatcaaagaaTCAACATGCTAATAATTAATTTAGAAATTATACTTCTCTATTATTATGAGAAAGAAAACAGtcataaatagaaaatattgacCAAGAGAAAAAGCTAAAAGATTGAAGGtatatatcattttccatgccttAAATCTGTTTTATCATTAATTTTGAGaaatcaaaatctcaaatttcCCCCCAAATTTGTCCGTGGACTCTGATCAAAGTATACGATGTGCATTGAGTGGGACCACACCAACACCCGTGTCGTGTcaacacgggtgcggcaacaaaAATGCAGAGTACACGCACCGTAAGAATTTACTCAGGAAATGCAGAAATAGTACTTCAAGATCTTTTAGATCCTAATGATTTAGACCTATTCAGGACAAATAAATGATgttaaaaggaaaaaacaaatgTTACATTATGAGCAGACATCGGAAAATGAAGGCAATTCAAACCATTATTAAGGTCTAagacatataacagagagaataAAAAGAAAGCAAGAGAAATGCTCTTACATggtgaaatcaaagaaacaagagAGAAAACCAGAGAGATCGTTGAGTTTCGAGTTTCGACCAGACGTTTCTGAAAGCAGGGATGATCCAGAGAGTTGCCCCTCCTATTCGAAGTCGTATGGCTGTGCCCCCCAAGAACCCGACTTCCTTTTGCTCTTTCTTTGGGATTGCCTCCACGAACCCCCCCACTTAGGAGCCCTACTCATATTCCAAAGATGCTACATATGCATCTTATTTTATAGTGATCAGAATTTAATCCGATCCCATTGTAGATTCTCCTGATCATATTACTAAAATTGCTCCATTAATCATATACTCCCTGGCCTTGAAAGATTTAGAAGATCGTTGAATTTTAATGTGTATTATTCACATCTTGTTTCACTATTTATACAAAAAGGTAAGAGATATTCTACCAAAAATAGAAGATGCTAATTGtaataaaatcctatcaacttaATTACAAGAATATTACCATCCAAGATATTGGTCGAAGCATCTAAGTCTAGTTTACTAAAGTGAAACATCTTTAGAATTAAGAGAAagcaaatagaaaaaaattaaattctaagcATTTGAGAGAATTAAATATTCATCTTCACTAGTAAGAATATTTTCTTGAATGAAATTAAATTGTAAGCATCTGAGTGAATTAATGATACTTCTAAACTAGTAAGAAAGATTGTTTtagattgatattttaaattaccTTCACATGATAAATGTTCAGAATTAAGGTGGGTGCGACAAACTGCCTCGAGCTCTAACTATATCTAATTATATAGAACATTTAAAGAGAACTTTTGAATTACGTATATTATTACTTTTAGATTCTATATTCTCTTCTGGTCCACAATATTTGACATACTTGGATACATACAATTACTTTTAAATTTTGGCGTAGACtaggaagaaaataatttttttgttaaggaaagttcaaaaagaagaaataacagGTCTTTAATCAAGCAAAGCCTCAAATATTGTCCAACATTTTCAAATCTCAAATATCATCAGCAATCAATTAACTTGGAATTCGTTCGTCAACATCTCCCCTCAAACAAACAAGTATAAATACACTATTAAATCTTTAAGAAGAGATAAGCTTGCATACTACGCTAATGTGGCAAGAAAATCACCAAACGTTTTCAACACCAAATATCAAGAATTTGAGTCAAGTACTCTCTCCAAAGTACCTGCTTGTTTAAATGATAGTCGAATATATGAGCTAAAATAAGTCTAGCATACCTTTGTCCAACAGCATGGGATGAAATGTTTTGGTTTCTTCTCATCAAATAGTTCCTCCGGCGGCTACTGGCAAATTCTAAGAAATGAGAAAAGATGGAGAGACAAGTTCATCGTTACGATGACACTAGTCAGCTATAATTAAGAAAAACTTAAACTGAAAATTTTGCAACACGCTTACTGGTGCATTTATAAGCTTGAACCTTTATGCTATCTCCTCTAAACATGTTATTTTCATGGAACATGTCTTCACGATTATTTTCGGGGACAAGTTCTCTTGCTGATTCTGCAAGATCACGTTTAGGATAAACATAAATTGTGCATTACAATACATGAACGATATTGGCATCAGTGTAGTTTCACGCATGTTCGTCCTACCATAGATAATAAACACAATTACACTTGAATAAGAGGAATTATGTGAACTGATTTTTGTTAAGTTGAAATTAAATTCACTGAATTAGTTACACAAGGATGGGAAAACTGAAACTGTCAAGCCATTTGCAGAACCAAAGGTCATTGGGATTCAAAATACATGTAGCCTTAACATAACACTAGAAGTCTAGAAGGAAGGTTGACGTGAATAGAAAATAAGTGCATAAAAGAAAACGACAGACTAAATTCAAAACTAGACAGTGTAAGTACTAGAAGCACTTGGGTGTAAATAAATAGGAAAATAGAATATAAACAACATGCCACTTCCTGTAACTGTCCTGAACATATCTGATACATATAATTTGTCATGCACCTGTAGCTATTCACTAAACAAAGAGACTCAACTTAGCTTTTTCCAAATACATCCTCATCCCTTAATTTTACACTTCGTTCCAGATAACTTTTCTTTTCCATattgacaattttcaattttaatttacaTATCTGTAATTTATAGTCAGGAAAAGATTAAAATCAGCCAGCATTATTAAGCGGATTTTGATGCCTGATTAGTATACCCTAATCCAGATTTCTTGAAGCTAATATATAGCCCCCAGAAAGTTGGAAATCACATAATTAAATGTGAATACTTACATTACATGAAAAAAGAAGCTAATATATAATCCCCAGCAAGTTGAAAGTCACATAATTACATGTAATTACTTACATTACATGAAAAACGAAGCCTCCTAAATACAACTACGAAACATGACAAGATACAAATCAAGCAACAAAAGACTTTGAACAAATAATGACTAAGATATTATCAATCTCCATTTCAAATATAAACATTCAGCATAAAGAACCCATCTATCAAATAAAAGGTGCCCATATGTTGCTTGGATGCACAAGtaggaaatcaattcaaaaacttATCCATGGAAATGCAATAGTGGTAATCTGATAGTACGATTCACTTCAATGAGAACCGTGTTCATCAGTTGTGTATCATACTTTATGGCCAGTTAACAAAGTTCTTCCTTCTTGAATGAACATCACATACAAGCTGGCCTAGcaaatacaaaaacaagaaaTGGATAACAAAATGCTGAACTTTGCAACAAACCATGTGCTTGGTGAGGCTCTTCAACGACGGTATCAGTAGCGCTTGAAGTTAAAGTACAAATGCAGAATTCCTCGATCGAACATGCACTTGAACCCCATTTTTATGAGATAACTCCCATTCTCTGTTAACAATTCGGAAAGCTATATCCTCATAGGGAGGGCCAACATGGAATTTTATGATGCAGGTATCAGCACTATCTCCATCCTTCTCTATGTCGTAAC contains:
- the LOC107839604 gene encoding uncharacterized protein LOC107839604 isoform X4; this encodes MHHSRRRNYLMRRNQNISSHAVGQRSQCDDNFTSHVEEVSQIPDHLDSQTDPNILQESSILCSRRPTPYKPYNPGWATTGLSEIPILRAFQLNSIFSMAKETSDASSSTNNIRTEYARSKAPRLHQSSSSPSVREVVEQEQRQSKRDYPAVISPIIYKLYDPRWTDIGLPVDPVLRALELNPNFAMPKATSDEISSANNLRTEYARTTAPRLHQSSPPPVREVVEQEQRQSKRDYPGVISPVPYKLYDPRWNDVGLPVDPILRALGLNPNLAMPKATSDEISTANNLRTDHARSKVPKLHESSSPSGREVVEKEHRQSKRGYPGVISPTPYTLYDPRWADIGLPVDPILRAYKLNPDFFLSKPKPKPK
- the LOC107839604 gene encoding uncharacterized protein LOC107839604 isoform X7, encoding MSQCDDNFTSHVEEVSQIPDHLDSQTDPNILQESSILCSRRPTPYKPYNPGWATTGLSEIPILRAFQLNSIFSMAKETSDASSSTNNIRTEYARSKAPRLHQSSSSPSVREVVEQEQRQSKRDYPAVISPIIYKLYDPRWTDIGLPVDPVLRALELNPNFAMPKATSDEISSANNLRTEYARTTAPRLHQSSPPPVREVVEQEQRQSKRDYPGVISPVPYKLYDPRWNDVGLPVDPILRALGLNPNLAMPKATSDEISTANNLRTDHARSKVPKLHESSSPSGREVVEKEHRQSKRGYPGVISPTPYTLYDPRWADIGLPVDPILRAYKLNPDFFLSKPKPKPK
- the LOC107839604 gene encoding uncharacterized protein LOC107839604 isoform X2; the protein is MFHENNMFRGDSIKVQAYKCTKFASSRRRNYLMRRNQNISSHAVGQRSQCDDNFTSHVEEVSQIPDHLDSQTDPNILQESSILCSRRPTPYKPYNPGWATTGLSEIPILRAFQLNSIFSMAKETSDASSSTNNIRTEYARSKAPRLHQSSSSPSVREVVEQEQRQSKRDYPAVISPIIYKLYDPRWTDIGLPVDPVLRALELNPNFAMPKATSDEISSANNLRTEYARTTAPRLHQSSPPPVREVVEQEQRQSKRDYPGVISPVPYKLYDPRWNDVGLPVDPILRALGLNPNLAMPKATSDEISTANNLRTDHARSKVPKLHESSSPSGREVVEKEHRQSKRGYPGVISPTPYTLYDPRWADIGLPVDPILRAYKLNPDFFLSKPKPKPK
- the LOC107839604 gene encoding uncharacterized protein LOC107839604 isoform X1, which produces MFHENNMFRGDSIKVQAYKCTKFASSRRRNYLMRRNQNISSHAVGQRSQCDDNFTSHVEEVSQIPDHLDSQTDPNILQESSILCSRRPTPYKPYNPGWATTGLSEIPILRAFQLNSIFSMAKETSDASSSTNNIRTEYARSKAPRLHQSSSSPSREVVEQEQRQSKRDYPAVISPIIYKLYDPRWTDIGLPVDPVLRALELNPNFAMPKATSDEISSANNLRTEYARTTAPRLHQSSPPPVREVVEQEQRQSKRDYPGVISPVPYKLYDPRWNDVGLPVDPILRALGLNPNLAMPKATSDEISTANNLRTDHARSKVPKLHESSSPSGREVVEKEHRQSKRGYPGVISPTPYTLYDPRWADIGLPVDPILRAYKLNPDFFLSKPKPKPK
- the LOC107839604 gene encoding uncharacterized protein LOC107839604 isoform X6; translation: MFHENNMFRGDSIKVQAYKCTKFASSRRRNYLMRRNQNISSHAVGQRSQCDDNFTSHVEEVSQIPDHLDSQTDPNILQESSILCSRRPTPYKPYNPGWATTGLSEIPILRAFQLNSIFSMAKETSDASSSTNNIRTEYARSKAPRLHQSSSSPSVREVVEQEQRQSKRDYPAVISPIIYKLYDPRWTDIGLPVDPVLRALELNPNFAMPKATSDEISSANNLRREVVEQEQRQSKRDYPGVISPVPYKLYDPRWNDVGLPVDPILRALGLNPNLAMPKATSDEISTANNLRTDHARSKVPKLHESSSPSGREVVEKEHRQSKRGYPGVISPTPYTLYDPRWADIGLPVDPILRAYKLNPDFFLSKPKPKPK
- the LOC107839604 gene encoding uncharacterized protein LOC107839604 isoform X5 yields the protein MHHRRRNYLMRRNQNISSHAVGQRSQCDDNFTSHVEEVSQIPDHLDSQTDPNILQESSILCSRRPTPYKPYNPGWATTGLSEIPILRAFQLNSIFSMAKETSDASSSTNNIRTEYARSKAPRLHQSSSSPSVREVVEQEQRQSKRDYPAVISPIIYKLYDPRWTDIGLPVDPVLRALELNPNFAMPKATSDEISSANNLRTEYARTTAPRLHQSSPPPVREVVEQEQRQSKRDYPGVISPVPYKLYDPRWNDVGLPVDPILRALGLNPNLAMPKATSDEISTANNLRTDHARSKVPKLHESSSPSGREVVEKEHRQSKRGYPGVISPTPYTLYDPRWADIGLPVDPILRAYKLNPDFFLSKPKPKPK